A genomic window from Solanum dulcamara chromosome 11, daSolDulc1.2, whole genome shotgun sequence includes:
- the LOC129873101 gene encoding tRNA (guanine(26)-N(2))-dimethyltransferase 1-like isoform X1 produces the protein MSEETVSMAVENEEKKQNGNSFDLNDFTIIKEGDAEILMHAKNEVFYNNSQVNNRDMSIAVLRTFISQRKQEHEAMLARRTKAGNKVPDAKAENPGDSVQCNGESNDGSEVLKDASHGESCSIPEEQTKNLRGKGREELKPPRVLEALSASGLRALRYAREVEGISQVVALDNDKASVEACRRNIKFNGSVACSKVESHLADARVYMLTHPNEFDVVDLDPYGAPSVFLDSAVQSVADGGMLMCTATDMAVLCAANGEVCYSKYGSYPLRGKYCHEMALRILLACIESHANRYKRYIVPVLSVQMDFYVRVFVRIYTSASDVKNTPLKLSYVYQCTGCDSFHLQTVGRTISKNNSVRYLPGFGPAIPQECSDCGKKFNMGGPIWSAPIHDQEWVAAMLANVKSMKERYPAYERISAVLTTVSEELPDIPLFLSLHNLCATLKCTSPSAVIFRSAVINAGYRISGTHVNPLGLKTDAPMHVIWDIMRCWVKNHPVKAQPSDQSGSVILAKEPVLQANFSRAVASLSQAQAKKVARFLPNPERNWGPKLRAGRQITSKHVSLLGPKALNAINNHENGEGSNHENGEGSNHENGEGSNHENGEGRNHEDVEEPVAKRKKTEESDS, from the exons ATGTCAGAGGAAACAGTATCAATGGCGGTTGAGAATGAAGAAAAGAAGCAGAATGGAAATTCCTTTGATCTGAATGACTtcaccatcatcaaagaagGAGATGCTGAGATTCTTATGCATGCCAAAAATGAAGTCTTTTACAACAATTCCCAG GTGAATAACAGAGATATGTCTATAGCTGTTTTGAGGACCTTTATATCACAGCGAAAGCAAGAGCATGAAGCAATGTTGGCTAGACGAACCAAGGCTGGAAATAAGGTACCTGATGCTAAAGCGGAAAACCCAGGTGATTCAGTGCAGTGTAATGGTGAATCCAATGATGGATCTGAAGTCTTGAAAGATGCATCCCATGGTGAGTCATGTAGCATTCCGGAGGAACAGACTAAAAATCTACGGGGAAAAGGCCGAGAAGAACTAAAGCCTCCACGAGTTCTCGAG GCTCTCTCAGCTTCTGGATTGAGGGCTTTAAGGTATGCTCGTGAAGTAGAAGGAATTAGCCAGGTTGTGGCCCTTGACAATGATAAAG CCTCTGTGGAAGCTTGCAGGAGAAACATAAAATTTAATGGTTCAGTGGCATGCTCTAAGGTGGAGTCTCACCTTGCTGATGCGAGGGTTTATATGCTTACCCACCCAAACGAATTTGATGTG GTTGATCTCGATCCTTATGGAGCACCTTCTGTGTTCTTGGACTCAGCAGTTCAATCTGTTGCTGATGGAGGGATGTTGATGTGTACCGCAACTGATATGGCAGTGTTATGTGCAGCAAATGGAGAAGTTTGCTATTCCAA ATATGGCTCTTATCCTTTGAGAGGAAAATATTGCCATGAAATGGCTTTGCGGATCCTTCTTGCGTGTATTGAG AGCCATGCAAATCGTTATAAAAGATATATAGTTCCGGTATTATCTGTTCAGATGGATTTCTATGTTCGCGTTTTTGTTCGTATATACAC TTCTGCAAGTGATGTGAAAAATACTCCTTTGAAGCTCTCATATGTCTATCAATGCACTGGCTGTGACTCATTTCATCTTCAGACAGTTGGGAGGACTATCTCAAAG AATAACAGTGTCAGATACCTCCCTGGATTTGGCCCTGCGATTCCTCAAGAGTGTAGTGATTGTGGTAAGAAATTCAACATGGGTGGACCCATTTGGTCTGCCCCCATTCATGATCAAGAATGGGTAGCTGCGATGCTTGCAAATGTGAAATCAATGAAGGAACGTTATCCTGCTTATGAGCGGATCTCTGCTGTGTTGACAACTGTATCAGAG GAACTACCTGATATTCCTCTGTTTCTTAGTTTGCACAATCTCTGTGCAACACTGAAATGCACTTCTCCCTCAGCAGTAATATTTCGCTCGGCCGTGATCAACGCAGGATATCGCATATCAGGGACTCATGTGAATCCTTTGGGGTTGAAAACAGATGCTCCTATGCATGTCATTTGGGATATCATGCGTTGCTGG GTCAAAAATCATCCCGTGAAAGCTCAACCATCTGACCAGTCTGGAAGTGTGATTCTTGCTAAGGAGCCAGTTCTGCAG GCTAATTTTTCTCGGGCTGTAGCATCCCTTAGCCAGGCACAAGCCAAGAAGGTCGCTCGTTTCCTCCCTAATCCAGAAAGGAATTGGGGTCCAAAACTAAGGGCAGGTCGACAGATCACCAGCAAGCACGTGTCTCTTTTGGGTCCTAAAGCATTGAATGCAATTAACAACCATGAGAATGGCGAGGGTAGTAACCATGAGAATGGTGAGGGTAGCAACCATGAGAATGGTGAGGGTAGCAATCATGAGAATGGTGAGGGTAGAAACCATGAGGATGTCGAGGAGCCTGTTGCCAAGCGTAAGAAGACCGAAGAATCTgattcataa
- the LOC129873101 gene encoding tRNA (guanine(26)-N(2))-dimethyltransferase 1-like isoform X2, whose protein sequence is MSEETVSMAVENEEKKQNGNSFDLNDFTIIKEGDAEILMHAKNEVFYNNSQVNNRDMSIAVLRTFISQRKQEHEAMLARRTKAGNKVPDAKAENPGDSVQCNGESNDGSEVLKDASHGESCSIPEEQTKNLRGKGREELKPPRVLEALSASGLRALRYAREVEGISQVVALDNDKASVEACRRNIKFNGSVACSKVESHLADARVYMLTHPNEFDVVDLDPYGAPSVFLDSAVQSVADGGMLMCTATDMAVLCAANGEVCYSKYGSYPLRGKYCHEMALRILLACIESHANRYKRYIVPVLSVQMDFYVRVFVRIYTSASDVKNTPLKLSYVYQCTGCDSFHLQTVGRTISKNNSVRYLPGFGPAIPQECSDCGKKFNMGGPIWSAPIHDQEWVAAMLANVKSMKERYPAYERISAVLTTVSEELPDIPLFLSLHNLCATLKCTSPSAVIFRSAVINAGYRISGTHVNPLGLKTDAPMHVIWDIMRCWVKNHPVKAQPSDQSGSVILAKEPVLQANFSRAVASLSQAQAKKVARFLPNPERNWGPKLRAGRQITSKHVSLLGPKALNAINNHENGEGSNHENGEGSNHENGEGSNHENGEGRNHEDVEEPVAKH, encoded by the exons ATGTCAGAGGAAACAGTATCAATGGCGGTTGAGAATGAAGAAAAGAAGCAGAATGGAAATTCCTTTGATCTGAATGACTtcaccatcatcaaagaagGAGATGCTGAGATTCTTATGCATGCCAAAAATGAAGTCTTTTACAACAATTCCCAG GTGAATAACAGAGATATGTCTATAGCTGTTTTGAGGACCTTTATATCACAGCGAAAGCAAGAGCATGAAGCAATGTTGGCTAGACGAACCAAGGCTGGAAATAAGGTACCTGATGCTAAAGCGGAAAACCCAGGTGATTCAGTGCAGTGTAATGGTGAATCCAATGATGGATCTGAAGTCTTGAAAGATGCATCCCATGGTGAGTCATGTAGCATTCCGGAGGAACAGACTAAAAATCTACGGGGAAAAGGCCGAGAAGAACTAAAGCCTCCACGAGTTCTCGAG GCTCTCTCAGCTTCTGGATTGAGGGCTTTAAGGTATGCTCGTGAAGTAGAAGGAATTAGCCAGGTTGTGGCCCTTGACAATGATAAAG CCTCTGTGGAAGCTTGCAGGAGAAACATAAAATTTAATGGTTCAGTGGCATGCTCTAAGGTGGAGTCTCACCTTGCTGATGCGAGGGTTTATATGCTTACCCACCCAAACGAATTTGATGTG GTTGATCTCGATCCTTATGGAGCACCTTCTGTGTTCTTGGACTCAGCAGTTCAATCTGTTGCTGATGGAGGGATGTTGATGTGTACCGCAACTGATATGGCAGTGTTATGTGCAGCAAATGGAGAAGTTTGCTATTCCAA ATATGGCTCTTATCCTTTGAGAGGAAAATATTGCCATGAAATGGCTTTGCGGATCCTTCTTGCGTGTATTGAG AGCCATGCAAATCGTTATAAAAGATATATAGTTCCGGTATTATCTGTTCAGATGGATTTCTATGTTCGCGTTTTTGTTCGTATATACAC TTCTGCAAGTGATGTGAAAAATACTCCTTTGAAGCTCTCATATGTCTATCAATGCACTGGCTGTGACTCATTTCATCTTCAGACAGTTGGGAGGACTATCTCAAAG AATAACAGTGTCAGATACCTCCCTGGATTTGGCCCTGCGATTCCTCAAGAGTGTAGTGATTGTGGTAAGAAATTCAACATGGGTGGACCCATTTGGTCTGCCCCCATTCATGATCAAGAATGGGTAGCTGCGATGCTTGCAAATGTGAAATCAATGAAGGAACGTTATCCTGCTTATGAGCGGATCTCTGCTGTGTTGACAACTGTATCAGAG GAACTACCTGATATTCCTCTGTTTCTTAGTTTGCACAATCTCTGTGCAACACTGAAATGCACTTCTCCCTCAGCAGTAATATTTCGCTCGGCCGTGATCAACGCAGGATATCGCATATCAGGGACTCATGTGAATCCTTTGGGGTTGAAAACAGATGCTCCTATGCATGTCATTTGGGATATCATGCGTTGCTGG GTCAAAAATCATCCCGTGAAAGCTCAACCATCTGACCAGTCTGGAAGTGTGATTCTTGCTAAGGAGCCAGTTCTGCAG GCTAATTTTTCTCGGGCTGTAGCATCCCTTAGCCAGGCACAAGCCAAGAAGGTCGCTCGTTTCCTCCCTAATCCAGAAAGGAATTGGGGTCCAAAACTAAGGGCAGGTCGACAGATCACCAGCAAGCACGTGTCTCTTTTGGGTCCTAAAGCATTGAATGCAATTAACAACCATGAGAATGGCGAGGGTAGTAACCATGAGAATGGTGAGGGTAGCAACCATGAGAATGGTGAGGGTAGCAATCATGAGAATGGTGAGGGTAGAAACCATGAGGATGTCGAGGAGCCTGTTGCCAAGC ATTGA
- the LOC129874063 gene encoding probable UDP-arabinopyranose mutase 1, with protein sequence MATVPLKDELDIVIPTIRNLDFLEMWRPFFEPYHLIIVQDGDPSKTIKVPDGFDYELYNRNDINKILGPRASCISFKDSACRCFGYMVSKKKYIYTIDDDCFVAKDPSGKDINALEQHIKNLLCPSTPYFFNTLYDPFRDGADFVRGYPFSLREGVSTAVSHGLWLNIPDYDAPTQLVKPLERNTRYVDTVLTIPKGTLFPMCGMNLAFDRDLIGPAMYFGLMGDGQPIGRYDDMWAGWCCKVICDHLGLGIKTGLPYIYHSKASNPFVNLKKEYNGIFWQEEIIPFFQQMNLSKESTTVQKCYVEMAKQVNEKLGKIDPYFVKLADAMVTWIEAWDELNPATKDSAKVTNVASK encoded by the exons ATGGCTACTGTTCCTCTGAAAGATGAGCTAGACATTGTGATACCAacaattagaaatttggatttTCTTGAGATGTGGAGGCCATTTTTTGAGCCATATCATCTAATTATTGTACAAGATGGCGACCCTTCAAAGACTATTAAGGTTCCTGATGGTTTTGATTATGAGCTATACAACCGTAATGACATTAACAAGATTTTGGGCCCGAGGGCTTCTTGCATCTCATTCAAAGATTCGGCTTGTCGTTGCTTTGGTTATATGGTCTccaagaagaaatatatttacaCCATTGACGATGATTGCTTC GTTGCAAAGGATCCAAGTGGGAAAGATATCAATGCATTGGAACAACACATAAAGAACCTTCTTTGCCCATCAACTCCCTATTTCTTCAACACACTTTATGATCCATTCAGAGATGGTGCTGATTTTGTGCGTGGATACCCTTTTAGCCTACGTGAGGGTGTCTCAACTGCAGTCTCTCATGGCCTCTGGCTCAACATACCTGATTATGATGCACCTACTCAACTTGTCAAGCCACTCGAGAGGAATACTAG ATATGTTGATACGGTGTTGACAATCCCAAAGGGTACTCTATTCCCAATGTGTGGTATGAATCTGGCATTTGACCGTGACCTTATTGGTCCAGCTATGTACTTTGGTCTCATGGGAGATGGACAGCCTATTGGACGCTATGACGATATGTGGGCTGGTTGGTGCTGCAAG GTTATATGTGATCACTTGGGATTGGGTATCAAGACTGGATTACCCTACATCTACCACAGCAAGGCTAGCAATCCATTTGTGAACCTGAAGAAAGAGTACAATGGAATATTCTGGCAAGAAGAAATCATTCCATTTTTCCAGCAAATGAACCTGTCCAAAGAGTCAACTACTGTCCAGAAATGCTACGTGGAAATGGCCAAGCAGGTTAATGAAAAACTTGGGAAAATAGATCCTTATTTTGTGAAGCTTGCTGATGCTATGGTCACTTGGATTGAGGCTTGGGATGAGCTCAATCCTGCTACTAAAGACTCTGCCAAAGTTACTAATGTTGCttccaaataa
- the LOC129875118 gene encoding cytochrome P450 85A1 — MAFFLVFLASFFGLCIFCAALLRWNQVQYNNKNLPPGTMGWPLFGETTEFLKLGPSFMKSQRARFGSFFKSHILGCPTIVSMDPELNRYILVNEAKGLVPGYPQSMLDILGKCNIAAVNGSAHKYMRGALLSLISPTMIRDQLLPKIDEFMRSHLTNWDNKVIDIQEKTNKMAFLSSLKQIAGIESSSLAQEFMPEFFKLVLGTLSLPINLPNTNYHRGFQARKIIVNLLRTLIEERRASKQIQHDMLGYLMNEEANRFKLTDDEMIDLIITILYSGYETVSTTSMMAVKYLHDHPKVLEELRKEHMAIREKKKPEDPIDYNDYKSMRFTRAVILETSRLATIVNGVLRKTTQDMEINGYIIPKGWRIYVYTRELNYDPRLYPDPYTFNPWRWMDKSLEHQNSFLVFGGGTRQCPGKELGVAEISTFLHYFVTKYRWEEVGGDKLMKFPRVEAPNGLRIRVSTN; from the exons ATGGCCTTCTTCTTAGTTTTTCTTGCTTCCTTTTTTGGCCTATGCATCTTTTGTGCTGCTTTATTAAGATGGAACCAAGTCCAGTATAACAACAAAAACTTGCCCCCTGGTACTATGGGTTGGCCACTTTTTGGTGAAACTACTGAGTTTCTTAAACTTGGCCCAAGTTTCATGAAAAGCCAAAGAGCCAG ATTTGGGAGTTTTTTCAAATCACACATACTTGGTTGTCCAACAATAGTTTCAATGGATCCAGAGTTGAATAGATATATATTGGTGAATGAAGCAAAAGGACTGGTCCCAGGATACCCACAATCTATGCTAGACATTTTAGGAAAATGTAATATTGCAGCTGTCAATGGTTCAGCTCACAAGTACATGAGGGGTGCATTGTTATCTCTAATTAGCCCTACAATGATCAGAGATCAACTTTTGCCCAAAATTGATGAGTTCATGAGATCCCACTTGACCAATTGGGATAACAAAGTCATTGACATTCAAGAAAAAACCAATAAG ATGGCATTTCTATCATCATTGAAACAAATTGCTGGGATTGAATCTAGCTCTTTAGCTCAAGAATTCATGCCCGAATTCTTCAAGTTAGTACTAGGCACACTTTCACTACCTATCAACCTTCCCAACACCAACTACCATCGCGGATTTCAG GCAAGGAAAATAATTGTGAACCTACTAAGAACACTCATAGAAGAAAGAAGAGCTTCAAAGCAAATTCAACACGATATGCTTGGTTACCTGATGAATGAAGAAGCAAATAGATTCAAATTAACAGATGATGAGATGATTGATTTAATCATAACTATTTTGTACTCTGGATATGAAACTGTTTCCACTACTTCTATGATGGCTGTCAAATATCTTCATGATCATCCAAAAGTTCTTGAAGAACTTAGA AAAGAACACATGGCaattagagaaaagaaaaaacctGAGGATCCTATCGATTACAATGATTACAAGTCAATGCGGTTCACACGAGCT GTGATTTTAGAGACCTCCAGGTTAGCAACAATAGTAAATGGGGTTCTGAGAAAAACAACTCAAGATATGGAAATAAATG GATACATCATTCCTAAAGGATGGAGAATATACGTATACACGAGGGAGTTGAATTACGATCCAAGGCTTTATCCTGATCCATATACATTCAATCCTTGGAGATGGATG GATAAGAGCCTGGAACACCAAAATTCATTCTTGGTATTTGGAGGTGGTACTAGACAATGTCCTGGAAAGGAACTTGGTGTAGCAGAAATTTCTACATTTCTTCATTACTTCGTAACAAAATACAG ATGGGAAGAAGTAGGAGGAGATAAACTGATgaagtttccaagagttgaagcaCCAAATGGTCTACGGATTAGAGTTTCAACTAACTAA
- the LOC129875130 gene encoding PI-PLC X domain-containing protein At5g67130, with protein MGFQQNISPLLLIFSILFVVAAACSNGTCKLDDKCSSDADCGPGLYCLSCTLSFQGDRCVRSTGTNPFKLVNSSLPFNKYAFLTTHNAFAIEGEPSHTGIPRVTPTNQEDTITQQLNNGVRGLMLDTYDFDGNIWLCHSFGGHCHDYTAFEPAIDTLKEIADFLSANPSEIVTLILEDYVETPNGLTKVFTDAGLMKYWFPVAKMPQSGQDWPLVSDMVANNQRLIVFTSIKSKEQSEGIAYQWNYMVENQYGDGGMERGSCPNRAESSAMNDKSKSLVLVNYFRSLPLKPLACVQNSGDLLDMLMSCHDAAANRWANFIAVDFYKRSEGGGAFLATDTLNGQLLCQCGDVHSCAKGSTPGSCTSRS; from the exons CTCGATGATAAATGTTCATCAGACGCAGATTGTGGGCCTGGGCTTTATTGTTTGTCTTGTACTCTATCCTTTCAAGGCGACAGATGTGTTAGATCAACTGGCACAAATCCGTTTAAGTTAGTG AATAGTTCTCTACCATTCAACAAGTATGCATTTCTGACGACCCATAATGCTTTTGCCATTGAGGGAGAGCCATCACACACTGGGATACCCAGAGTAACCCCCACCAATCAAGAAGATACTATTACTCAACAACTCAAT AATGGTGTTCGgggtttaatgcttgatactTATGATTTCGATGGGAATATATGGTTGTGCCACTCATTCGGAGGCCACTGTCACGATTATACTGCATTT GAACCAGCAATAGACACATTGAAGGAAATTGCAGACTTTTTATCAGCAAATCCATCAGAAATTGTGACTTTAATCTTGGAAGATTATGTAGAGACCCCAAATGGTTTGACCAAAGTGTTTACAGATGCAGGACTAATGAAATATTGGTTTCCTGTGGCAAAAATGCCCCAAAGTGGTCAAGACTGGCCCCTTGTGAGTGACATGGTGGCTAATAACCAAAGACTAATTGTTTTTACTTCCATCAAATCCAAAGAACAGAGTGAAGGGATTGCTTACCAATGGAATTACATGGTCGAAAATCAAT ATGGGGATGGAGGAATGGAAAGAGGAAGTTGCCCTAATAGGGCAGAGTCATCAGCAATGAATGATAAAAGTAAATCATTGGTGTTGGTAAATTACTTTAGGTCACTTCCATTGAAGCCATTAGCTTGTGTTCAAAACTCAGGGGACCTCCTTGACATGCTAATGAGTTGTCACGATGCTGCTGCCAATCGCTGGGCTAATTTCATTGCAGTTGATTTTTACAag AGAAGTGAAGGAGGAGGTGCATTTTTAGCTACAGATACTCTCAATGGGCAGCTATTATGCCAGTGTGGTGACGTACATTCTTGTGCG AAGGGATCTACCCCAGGAAGCTGCACTTCTCGATCATGA